The following are from one region of the Vulpes vulpes isolate BD-2025 chromosome 14, VulVul3, whole genome shotgun sequence genome:
- the LRRN4 gene encoding leucine-rich repeat neuronal protein 4: protein MWWALLPLPLLLPTALRPGWAGPPQESGPPSRLTPQDPRASGAGNATASPCEGLPAAGASTLSLANRSLERLPACLPPALRSLDGSRNLLRALSAAELGHLPRLRVLSLSHNRIAALRWGPGGPAALHTLDLSHNRLAALPPCAGPALPGLRSLGLAGNPLRALQPRAFACLPALRLLNLSCTALGRDPGAGIADGAFAGAGGALEVLDLSGTFLERVQSGWIKDLQNLTSLYLRKMPRLRILEGDIFKMNPNLRQLDCQDSSALSSVHTHIFQDTPCLQVLLLQNCNLSSFPPWNLHSSQVLSISLFGNPLICSCELSWLLRDAKRTILSRAADTACVAASGPQGVPAAPLPLSRLPAACPWARSTAVPDATRPSEPFAHAPPTPRAAAPRSSVRPARPAAAGGGVPGAPPASPRPGLPPAARRPQASPRAPHPSPSEGAIPILLLGDSSEEEEGAGAGQGQGQQGPAAAPPRDVPCDYHPCRHLQTPCAELQRRWRCRCPGLSGEDTAPDPPRLQAVTDIGDTSALVRWCAPSSAVRGYQVRYSPEGAGNRSLSVVAGLCATARQHALHGLSPATAYRVCVLAANPAGLSRPRACAAFTTRPRFALVLAGLCAACGLLLGASLLLALCVCRRRRPPRPPRRATHLAAYRNPAFGPPPEPRGRS from the exons ATGTGGTGGGCcctgctgccgctgccgctgctgctgcccaCCGCGCTGCGCCCCGGCTGGGCAGGGCCGCCCCAGGAGAGCGGCCCCCCTTCCCGGCTGACCCCGCAGGACCCCCGGGCCAGCGGGGCCGGCAACGCCACGGCCTCGCCCTGCGAGGGGCTGCCGGCCGCGGGAGCCTCGACTTTGAGCCTCGCGAACCGCAGCCTGGAGCGCCTGCCCGCCTGCCTGCCGCCCGCGCTGCGCAGCCTGGACGGCAGCCGCAACCTGCTGCGCGCCCTGAGCGCCGCCGAGCTCGGCCACCTGCCGCGCCTGCGGGTGCTCTCGCTGAGCCACAACCGCATCGCCGCGCTGCGCTGGGGCCCCGGCGGCCCGGCCGCGCTGCACACGCTGGACCTCAGCCACAACCGGCTGGCCGCGCTGCCGCCGTGCGCCGGGCCCGCGCTGCCCGGCCTCCGCTCGCTGGGGCTGGCCGGGAACCCGCTGCGCGCGCTGCAGCCGCGGGCCTTCGCCTGCCTCCCCGCGCTGCGCCTCCTCAACCTGTCGTGCACGGCGCTGGGCCGCGACCCCGGGGCGGGCATCGCCGACGGGGCCttcgcgggcgcgggcggcgcgctCGAGGTGCTGGACCTGAGCGGCACGTTCCTGGAGCGCG TGCAGTCAGGGTGGATCAAAGACCTGCAGAACCTCACATCTCTCTACCTGAGGAAGATGCCCAGGCTGAGAATCCTGGAGGGGGACATTTTCAAGATGAACCCAAACCTGCGGCAGTTGGATTGTCAAGACTCCTCAGCACTTAGCTCTGTCCACACGCACATCTTCCAAGACACTCCTTGCCTACAGGTCCTTCTACTCCAGAA CTGCAACTTGAGTTCCTTCCCTCCTTGGAACCTGCATTCCTCCCAGGTCCTGTCCATCAGCCTCTTTGGCAACCCCCTCATTTGCAGCTGTGAGTTGTCCTGGCTCCTCAGGGATGCAAAGAGGACCATCCTAAGCAG GGCAGCAGACACGGCGTGCGTCGCAGCCTCAGGACCCCAAGGCGTCCCCGCGGCCCCTCTTCCGCTGTCCCGGCTGCCCGCCGCCTGCCCCTGGGCCCGAAGCACCGCCGTCCCCGATGCCACGCGGCCCTCTGAGCCCTTCGCCCACGCGCCGCCGAccccgcgcgccgccgccccACGGAGCAGCGTCCGCCCCGCTCGGCCCGCGGCAGCCGGAGGCGGCGTCCCCGGGGCTCCGCCCGCCAGCCCGCGCCCGGGgctgccccccgccgcccgccgcccgcaggCCTCCCCCCGGGCTCCCCACCCGAGTCCCTCCGAGGGCGCCATTCCCATCTTGCTGCTGGGCGACTCcagcgaggaggaggagggcgcgggggcggggcaggggcaggggcagcaggggccgGCGGCGGCGCCCCCGCGGGACGTGCCCTGCGACTACCACCCCTGCAGGCACCTGCAGACCCCGTGCGCCGAGCTGCAGCGGCGCTGGCGGTGCCGGTGCCCCGGCCTCAGCGGGGAGGACACGGCGCCGGACCCGCCCCGGCTGCAGGCGGTCACCGACATCGGCGACACGTCGGCGCTCGTCCGCTGGTGCGCCCCCAGCTCGGCGGTGCGCGGCTACCAGGTCCGCTACTCGCCCGAGGGCGCGGGGAACCGGTCGCTGTCGGTGGTGGCCGGCCTCTGCGCCACGGCGCGGCAGCACGCCCTGCACGGGCTCTCGCCGGCCACCGCGTACCGCGTGTGCGTCCTGGCCGCCAACCCCGCGGGCCTGAGCCGGCCGCGCGCCTGCGCCGCCTTCACCACCAGGCCCCGCTTCGCGCTCGTCCTCGCGGGGCTGTGCGCCGCCTGCGGCCTGCTGCTCGGCGCCTCCCTGCTGCTCGCGCTCTGCGTGTGCCGccggcgccgcccgccgcgcccgccgcgccgcgccacGCACCTGGCGGCCTACAGGAACCCCGCCTTCgggccgccgcccgagccccggGGCCGCTCGTAG